In Candidatus Omnitrophota bacterium, the following proteins share a genomic window:
- a CDS encoding ABC transporter permease, with protein sequence MVYTDYIALKTIVRKEVTRIMRIWTQTLLPPLITQTLYFLIFGKFIGAQIAPIGGVTYMSFIVPGLVMMGVIGSSYGNVVSSFFGAKFQRSIEEILVSPAPNWVILAGYVTGGVIRGTVVGALVFGISCFFTHPAIYNIWAVLFFMTVTAVLFSLGAFINGIFARNFDEVAFFQNFILTPLMYLGGVFYSIHSLPAFWQKASLFNPLVYMINGFRYGFYGFSDVHLAVSAAILVVLTVALTALSLWLLKKGIGIKN encoded by the coding sequence ATGGTTTACACCGATTACATTGCTTTAAAAACCATCGTCCGCAAAGAGGTCACGCGCATCATGCGCATCTGGACGCAGACGCTTTTGCCGCCTTTGATCACGCAGACCCTGTATTTCCTCATCTTCGGCAAGTTCATCGGCGCGCAGATCGCCCCCATCGGAGGCGTCACCTACATGTCCTTTATCGTGCCGGGGCTGGTGATGATGGGGGTCATCGGCTCTTCCTACGGCAATGTGGTCAGTTCCTTTTTCGGGGCCAAGTTCCAGCGCAGTATTGAAGAGATCCTCGTTTCACCCGCGCCCAACTGGGTCATTTTGGCCGGTTACGTGACGGGAGGGGTCATCCGGGGCACGGTGGTCGGTGCTTTGGTCTTCGGCATCTCCTGTTTCTTCACTCATCCGGCGATCTACAATATCTGGGCCGTGCTTTTTTTTATGACCGTCACCGCGGTGCTGTTCTCACTGGGTGCTTTCATCAACGGCATTTTCGCCCGTAATTTTGACGAAGTGGCTTTTTTCCAGAATTTCATCCTCACCCCGCTCATGTATTTGGGGGGCGTGTTTTATTCCATCCACAGTTTGCCGGCGTTTTGGCAGAAAGCGTCTTTGTTCAACCCGTTGGTCTACATGATCAACGGTTTTCGTTACGGGTTTTACGGGTTCAGCGATGTGCATTTGGCGGTGTCTGCGGCCATTTTGGTGGTCCTGACCGTTGCCCTGACCGCTTTGAGCTTGTGGCTTTTGAAAAAGGGTATCGGCATCAAAAATTAA
- a CDS encoding YceI family protein has translation MRTFRLFVLATGIVLAGQGVWAAGDTYTIDTAHSSIGFSARHMMVSTVIGAFDDYQGTITYDPADPAAFKADVTIQAKSINTKAAKRDDHLRSAEFFDVEKHPVITFTTVKLDKQDGRAVLTGSLTMKGVAKEVSIPVTIAGPIQGGSIIGLSGSFTLNRQDYGINWNQALDNGGLAVSDEVKVDINIEAHK, from the coding sequence ATGCGTACGTTTCGTTTATTCGTTTTGGCCACCGGTATCGTTTTGGCGGGGCAGGGGGTTTGGGCTGCTGGTGATACCTATACCATTGATACGGCCCATTCAAGCATTGGCTTTTCGGCCAGGCACATGATGGTCTCCACGGTCATCGGCGCTTTTGATGATTATCAGGGTACCATCACCTATGACCCGGCTGACCCGGCCGCGTTCAAGGCCGATGTCACCATCCAGGCCAAAAGCATTAACACCAAGGCGGCCAAGCGCGATGACCATTTGCGTAGCGCGGAGTTTTTTGACGTTGAAAAGCACCCGGTCATCACCTTCACAACCGTGAAACTGGACAAACAGGACGGCCGGGCGGTTTTGACCGGAAGTTTGACCATGAAAGGTGTTGCCAAGGAGGTCTCCATTCCGGTAACGATCGCCGGCCCGATCCAGGGTGGATCGATCATCGGCCTAAGCGGTTCTTTCACCCTCAACCGTCAGGATTACGGCATTAACTGGAACCAAGCCCTGGATAACGGCGGCTTGGCGGTCAGCGATGAGGTCAAGGTGGATATAAACATAGAGGCGCACAAATAA